In Temnothorax longispinosus isolate EJ_2023e chromosome 10, Tlon_JGU_v1, whole genome shotgun sequence, a single window of DNA contains:
- the LOC139820386 gene encoding uncharacterized protein, which yields MKAALKTEFALKVDSRMVHKELQQRKKGPMKSCQSYLEKWSERPDEQQLIERLEKFKTTWDSFDEVQTSIDLNDTVTGTQLDDNERTYFEEAYFELAARAQRRLASVRPTATNDNVIIQNQLPVQNVKANIKLPTINLPTFSGNYEAWMGFYDNFKSIVHDNENLSPVQKLQYLKSSLIDEAAQVIQSLEISSQNYEVAWALVVERYDNRRIIIQSHIRALFDLSVISKESSTQLRSLVDAALRHTRALHALGQPTESWDALLFHLLTSKLDRNSYQEWERSLDGTDMPSIDDFWKFLKNRCHVLENVSQEVSVYSSQSNNAARNQLRSSNMRGNTKQMARPTLVTVYAKSECTICKQNHNIFQCEQFRRMTREARFAKVKSMGLCYNCLRPNHLVDECKYGTCRKCKRKHHTLLHSEGDSFDRGSGSSNAANANPIASLQAVVASRVLLATASVRMLNDRGEPVKCRVLLDNGSQSNFVTEKLSGILNLTKREVNIPVSGFNQSLTHIKHSIATTLQSRDGRFAAELLFLVVPRITETLPAQTINRCDLNLPRNITLADPEFCTPSEIDALIGAELFYQLLCVGQIKLGNALILQKTRLGWIASGAIHDRGPASNRIACNLVVDSLDAQVAKFWEIEEVSSVRRLSDDERACEQHFSQTHSRDESGRYIVRLPFNSRKRELGDSYQTAKKRLYSLERRLARDPQLREEYTDFLDEYERLGHMTEIPVSDVAEEGYPLQKSITD from the exons ATGAAGGCCGCCCTGAAGACGGAATTTGCACTGAAAGTGGACAGTCGCATGGTGCATAAGGAGCTgcaacaaagaaaaaaaggaccGATGAAATCATGCCA gagttatttagaaaaatggTCTGAGCGTCCGGATGAACAGCAATTGATTGAgcgtttagaaaaatttaagacTACGTGGGATAGCTTTGACGAGGTACAGACTAGTATTGATTTAAATGATACCGTTACGGGCACACAATTAGATGACAACGAAAGAACGTATTTTGAGGAAGCATATTTTGAACTGGCGGCGCGTGCCCAGCGTCGACTTGCGTCTGTCAGGCCCACCGCGACTAacgataatgtaataattcaaAACCAGCTTCCTGTACAAAACGTGAAAGCGAATATAAAGCTCCCTACAATTAACTTGCCTACTTTTAGTGGTAATTACGAGGCATGGATGGGcttttatgataatttcaaATCGATCGTACATGATAACGAGAACCTTTCTCCTGTTCAGAAactacaatatttaaaatcatcGTTGATAGACGAAGCCGCTCAGGTAATTCAATCTCTAGAAATctcatcacaaaattacgaaGTAGCATGGGCTCTCGTAGTGGAACGGTACGATAatagaagaataataatacagaGCCATATTCGCGCGCTGTTTGATCTTTCGGTAATATCTAAGGAATCTTCAACACAATTGAGATCGTTGGTCGATGCCGCTTTAAGACACACGCGAGCACTTCATGCTCTTGGTCAACCGACCGAATCGTGGGACGCATTGCTTTTTCATTTATTGACATCAAAACTCGATCGAAATTCTTATCAAGAATGGGAGCGTTCTCTTGACGGAACCGATATGCCGTCTATTGATGATTTTtggaagtttttaaaaaatcgctgTCATGTTTTGGAAAACGTAAGTCAGGAAGTCTCAGTTTATTCGAGTCAGTCGAATAACGCGGCGAGAAATCAATTGCGATCGAGCAATATGCGAGGTAATACGAAGCAAATGGCGAGGCCGACCCTTGTGACCGTTTACGCTAAATCCGAGTGTACCATTTGTAAACAGAACCATAACATATTTCAATGCGAACAGTTTCGTAGGATGACTCGCGAAGCGAGATTTGCCAAGGTGAAATCCATGGGGCTCTGCTACAATTGTTTAAGACCAAATCATTTGGTTGACGAATGTAAATATGGTACGTGTAGAAAGTGTAAACGTAAGCATCATACCCTTCTTCACTCTGAAGGTGATTCATTTGATCGAGGATCTGGTAGCTCTAATGCGGCAAACGCCAATCCAATCGCAAGTCTCCAAGCGGTCGTCGCTTCGAGAGTTCTTTTGGCCACGGCATCCGTGCGTATGCTCAATGACCGCGGAGAGCCTGTCAAATGTAGAGTCTTGTTGGATAACGGGTCTCAGTCTAACTTTGTTACTGAGAAATTAAGCGGTATTCTGAATCTCACTAAGAGAGAAGTTAATATTCCGGTGTCGGGTTTTAATCAAAGCTTAACGCATATTAAGCATTCTATCGCAACGACCCTTCAGTCAAGGGATGGACGTTTTGCTGCGGAGTTGTTATTCTTGGTGGTCCCTCGAATTACAGAGACACTTCCTGCACAGACGATTAACCGTTGCGATTTAAATCTTCCCCGAAATATCACCTTGGCAGATCCCGAATTCTGCACTCCTTCAGAGATTGACGCTCTTATAGGAGCGGAACTATTTTACCAATTGTTATGCGTGGGTCAGATCAAATTAGGCAATGCGCTGATATTACAAAAAACGCGTCTTGGTTGGATAGCGTCGGGAGCTATACACGATAGGGGGCCTGCGTCAAATCGAATAGCATGTAATTTAGTGGTAGACTCGCTGGATGCCCAGGTCGCTAAATTCTGGGAAATTGAGGAGGTCTCGAGCGTTAGGCGTTTGTCCGATGATGAGAGGGCGTGCGAACAACACTTTTCTCAGACGCACTCGAGGGATGAGAGTGGCCGTTATATAGTTAGGCTTCCGTTTAACAGTAGAAAACGCGAACTGGGCGACTCTTATCAAACAGCAAAGAAAAGGCTGTATTCACTGGAAAGGAGATTGGCACGAGATCCTCAATTGCGTGAGGAGTATACGGATTTCCTTGACGAGTATGAGAGGCTTGGTCACATGACTGAGATCCCTGTCTCCGATGTGGCCGAAGAAGGATAtcccttacaaaaaagtattactgactaa